Genomic DNA from Salvia hispanica cultivar TCC Black 2014 unplaced genomic scaffold, UniMelb_Shisp_WGS_1.0 HiC_scaffold_764, whole genome shotgun sequence:
TTATACACACACtaatacaataaatttgattttaaacaaaaaagataaaatcaaTAACGTCTAGTCATTATTCAACAGCTGATCTTTGACAGACTACCAAAATAGGTGAATCACTATACTTTCGTCCAAAGCATTTGCTATGAGTTAATAATCTCATAGCTCAACCCCAAGCGTGGTaggcaaaaataaataagaaaattttggtCCTAATTCCAACTATTGTTGGTGATAGGCTATGTTCAATTTGAATACAACAACCTCTGAAATCTCTGATAAGCCCTTAAACTCTATGGATTAGGTGgcactaatactactaatagtTTAGAGTCATCAGTTTCCTAGTATAGCTATCTCCAATTCATAGTCCCCCactcaagaaaaagaaattacagtgtaataacaacaacaataagtcaataataataataatagtaatataggTATATACTtgtgtgaaattaaattgaagcCACCGCACTATACGCatgatgaaatattaataGCACATGACATTCAAAATTCGAAAATATTAAACACGTAgcagtattaattaattaatatcctCCTAGTAttgttgcatttaattaaGCTGGTATGAAATGCTGAGTTAACTTGTCTTTTAGTGAATTTAGGTTGAAGCATGGAAGTTAGAAGCTGAGTGCTCAAGAAACAATACCATATACTCACCACGTGAAATCCAAACAATCAACTGTTTATTTCTATCATACTATAggttgaaagaaaaaagacaaGCCAGCtaattccctctctctctccctgcatTGTTACTATCACTACAATGTACAACAATCCTCACTTTACTAGATAGATATCTTCTTGCCTAATGCTCTGTAGCTCAAGAAAATCGCAGAATGTTGAAGCTACAGAGGCCAACCAACAGATCTTCCAAACAAAAGAGGGATTTCATTTCAAGTTCTCCAATTTTCAAGCCCTTCAGGTCCATGCACGTTTTATATTGGTGAATGGGGAAGATTCtcttcattcattcattcagaTTTTTGAGTTAAATGTTTGAATTCAGGTGCCAAAGGGATGGGACGGCTTTTTCTGTCTTTGCTTTCTGCAGAAACTGGCAAGACAATTCCCAAAATTTGGGGAAAGATTGTTAAGAAGGGGAGTTCCCACTGGTCGAGACTGTCCCCGAATCTATCTACATTTCTAGATATGATTCTTCTAAATCCTCGAGGATTGCTTCCCAAGATTGTTGTTTCAACGGACAATTTAACATTTCATTCGATTTTTCCCGGGTAAATAGTTAGATAATGATTTTGGAAATGTTTTTTCAGGGCTAAACAAGTTTGCCAACACCCTTGGAGAAGCAATCATCAACATGGCACAGCATCCCACTTCAAGGGCCTCTGCTCCCAGTTTCACAGCCTCTTCAAAAATGCAGCTATGGAACAATTCTGCAGGTCTGTTGTACTGAGTAAAATTCACATCTCCCTGTACTTATGTGACAAGCCTGACTCTGGTTTTCAGGTCAAACTTCAGCGCCTAAATCTTCCTGTTCAAAGATCAGGTTGGTGTTTCTATgacagatttttttttggttctgAACATCCAGCTGACATTGCTTTCTTCTTCCAGAGACAGGGATCCAAGAACCATTCTCAAGAAAAGTCAGGATGTGGATCACGTTGGCCTGAGGGGAAATCAGTAATCAGATGAGTCGAGTGATAGTATTAATGAACATACAACGGAAGATCCGGGTACCTCCCTCGTCGTCCACTGCAATTAGACAGCGAGGTCTTTGAAactctgtttttttattatgtatgtGCCCATATTCTgtcttgttttaaaaaaagttgcaTCAGGAAGAAGGGAAACAACTGTTGTGATCAACACATCAGCTCTATGGAGGGATCCTTTAGGGGAAAACTCATTTGGAGAGAGGGTGAGAAAATAACTATGGGGACGGGGAGGGGGAACAACGGTGGTGATCTACTACCTGAGTTTTACTCAATTGATGATGgtgttggtggtggtgggCCTGGTGGTGATTCACCATCAAACCAGTCACCTATGTATTTAAAAGAGAATTTCCATAATGAAGCATCAGTGAGCAGGTGGTCAAtgtcaaattagggtttttcgAGGAATCTTCTGGAAGCTGCAGAAGACACAATTGAGGAACTCAGAGCAGAAGCCCAAAATGTGGGGAGAAATGCAAGGAAGCATGATTGATCTGGGTAATTCAAGGAAGGGGTTCTCGAATCTATCAAAGAAGCAGGTAGAGTCGGAAGTGGAGCCTCAGCCCATTGCAAAAGGGGGCAGCCTAAGGGGGCAACTCGAGAAGGCGATGGAAGATCTGAAACAGTTGGCCAGGGAAAGAGGCGGCTAACAGAGAAGCCCCCATCATTCAGTCCGGGGTTTCCGGGAGGGAAAGTGAGATTAAGTACCAACAAGATTTAAATGATGACCCGGGCCCAAAAACTGAAACAAAGCCAAGAATCAAAATTGAGCTTGTTTCTGTTCTTCAAGAACTCGAGGAGACAATAGAACAACAGAGGATTGAGATAGAGAATCTTTCATCTTCAAGTTGAACTTTGTAGATCTACAGAATTCTTTGGATAAAAGTTCAGAGGAAAACAGGACTTTGTCGCTGCAGCTGGAGCAGCTCCGGGAGTCGGAGAGGAATCTGAAATCTGAAATTCAGTTGCTCGATGAAGCTTTACGTGATAAAAATGATGAGTTGGAGAAGGAAAGGGAATCACATAGAGAGGTTCTGTCACAAGTGGAAGCggaatataattgcaaaatGTTAGCCAAAGAGGAAGAAAATGCCAGTTTGGAAGGGAAGCTTTCAGATTACATCAAAGATAAAGAGTTGAAAGAGAATGCTGAAAGTGATTTGGATCTCATCAGAGAGATAGAGTCATTGAAAGAAAAAGTCAGAGAGTTGGAGAAGGACTGCAATGAGCTCACTGATGAAAATCTTGAACTCTTGTTCAAGCTCAAGGATCGAATAAGATGAACATCAGAAAATGCTCGTCTTTGGCTCAGTGACGAGTGAGCTCCCAACGTCATGTCCCAGCGAGGAGTCTGAAGTGAGTGACCCGAGATATGAAGTTTCCAACCTGGAAGGAGCGATCAGGGAGGAGGCCAGGGTGGAGGTGCAGCTTTCTGGCTTTGAAAGTTCTCAGCATTTTGCTGAAATTTTAGAACAAATGGATAAAGCTTTTCACCTTGTGATGAAGCCATGGTATGGAAGGTCTGAGAATGGAAGCGATTATCTTCACGGCCTCGTGATTTCGGAAAAGGTTTACACTACTAGAATGTCAGTTGAATCAATCCGTAGCCTGTTGCTAGAGCTCAACGAGCTCTTGAAACAAGGATATCTGAGTCTGCTGAAATTTTAGGAATCATGAGGCTGAGATCAATAAGAGCAATGCCATTATATCTGAGGCtagaaagaaaatggaagaGAGCATTTTGAAAGTTGAAGAACTTGGAAAAATGAAGGCCAAAAGTGAGGAGAATAGTGCAAATCTAATGAGGGAATTGGAACAGAAAAGATCTGAGATTGGTTATATGGAGGCTGATCTTCTGTCAAAGGGAAAGGAGACCGACTTTCTTTTACATAGAAGACAAGAATTAGAATCACAAGTTTCTAAACTTCAACAGGAAACGAGCCGTTTGGAGCAGGATTTAGAAGTTgcagtaagagagaggaaaatcTCCTCAGAATGCATGGAGAATCTTCAAAGTGATGTCACAGCTCTTAGAGATGCTGTTAGTTCCCATGTTTCTGCTAACACTGATCTCGAAATTAACATAAAGCAGCTAGAAATAAGAAGCCATGAACTACAGAACAGTTTATCAGAATTGCTAGAAGAAAACACGTGGTTGCAGGCGTGCATTTCTGATCAGGAAGTTCAAGTGCATCAattgagagatgaaaagaTAGTGTGCTTGCAGGAAATTGAGGATTACAAATCTAGCATGACTAGTCTCCAAGACGAGATCCGTGAAAGCAAAGATGAAATGGAGGGTCAAATATCGGATctcaaacaaaaatcagaagATATAAGGAAACAGTGGCTAAGAGCTCAAGAAGAGTGTGTGTGCCTTAGAGAAGAAAACAAGACGCTGCAGACGTCTGCTGCTAGTTCTGTCGCAGAAACTACAGAGCTTCAAAATTTGAACTCAGAACTGAAGAGGGAAAACCAGGAACTGCATGAGAAATGTCTGGAACTGGTGGATCAACTGAGTGAAATGGAGAAAAGTCTGGCTGATTGCACCAAAAGGTCGAGTCTATGCAAGATCATCTCGCTCAGTCCAAGAGGACTTCATGCTGAGAGAGAGCCATCTCAAATCAGAATTAGATGCACTTGTTAAAGAAAAAGCTACCAGAAAGAGAAACTTGCTGAAGAGGAGAGTTTGCAGCAGTTACTCTTGGAGAAGACAACGGAATTTCAGAGCCTTCAAAAGAGGTGAAAGCCTCAGCAAGCAACTATCCGATGCTTATGAAGAAAGGAAAGAATTTCCACTGAAGCTTCCAGTTTACTAGCAGAAAAGGCTGAGCTGCAATGTTCCCTTCGAGAAGCTCACCAGGAAGCTAAATCGGCCAAAAACAAACTCAATGCAGCTCTGCAAGAATCTGAGTTGAAAGTTGAAGAATTGACAAATCAACTAGCTGCGTCTAATCGAAGGCTTGACAGATTGACGATTGACTatgatagaaataaaaaattagtggcaAATTACAGGAAAATCGAAGAGAAACTCAAGACGGACTTGAATGACATTGAATTGAAGCATACCATCTCTGAATATGAGTGCCAGCAGCTTACCAGAGAAATGAGCAGTTTGAAGGTTCAGCTACAAATCATGTCTGAGCTTGAAGATGAAGTCTCAGTCTTAAAAAACAAGCTCAGAGAAAGCAAGGTCGATAAGGGGAAACTGGAGGTTGCATGCATACTATCTCAGGGAATTATGAGGAACTGAAGACAGAGAAGATTTCATTGTCTGAGAAAATCACATTCTTTGAGGATGCCATGTCTGAGTTGGAGGAATGCAAAAGGAGCAAGTCGTGGCTAGAAGAAAAGCTTCAGCAAATGGAGAAGGATTTAAGTGAAAAAGAGATTATATCCATCCAAAATGAGGATCTTAAACACGAGGTGACTGAGGTGAAGAGATTGAACGTGCAGTTTCAGCAGAAGATGTACAGACTGGAGGTGGAGAAAGACGAATGCTTGAAGAAAGTGCAAGCTCTTGAAGATAATCTAAGAGTGATGGAGGAGAAAAGTAACCGTCACAAAGAGGTAGTAGTACTTTCTCTTCTGTGTCTTCTTTCAGACTTCAATAATTTC
This window encodes:
- the LOC125199994 gene encoding putative uncharacterized protein MYH16 codes for the protein MLVFGSVTSELPTSCPSEESEVSDPRYEVSNLEGAIREEARVEVQLSGFESSQHFAEILEQMDKAFHLVMKPWYGRSENGSDYLHGLVISEKVYTTRMNHEAEINKSNAIISEARKKMEESILKVEELGKMKAKSEENSANLMRELEQKRSEIGYMEADLLSKGKETDFLLHRRQELESQVSKLQQETSRLEQDLEVAVRERKISSECMENLQSDVTALRDAVSSHVSANTDLEINIKQLEIRSHELQNSLSELLEENTWLQACISDQEVQVHQLRDEKIVCLQEIEDYKSSMTSLQDEIRESKDEMEGQISDLKQKSEDIRKQWLRAQEECVCLREENKTLQTSAASSVAETTELQNLNSELKRENQELHEKCLELVDQLSEMEKSLADCTKRKERISTEASSLLAEKAELQCSLREAHQEAKSAKNKLNAALQESELKVEELTNQLAASNRRLDRLTIDYDRNKKLVANYRKIEEKLKTDLNDIELKHTISEYECQQLTREMSSLKVQLQIMSELEDEVSVLKNKLRESKVDKGKLETEKISLSEKITFFEDAMSELEECKRSKSWLEEKLQQMEKDLSEKEIISIQNEDLKHEVTEVKRLNVQFQQKMYRLEVEKDECLKKVLQ